A genome region from Streptomyces pratensis includes the following:
- a CDS encoding saccharopine dehydrogenase family protein, which produces MRVLLVGAGGVGTAITRIAARRPFFEHMAVADYDLGRAEAAVAALGERGDRFGAVRLDASDQAAVRSVLAEHRCDILLNATDPRFVMPLFEAALAQGVDYLDMAMSLSRPHPSRPYEECGVKLGDEQFERAADWEAAGRLALVGMGVEPGLSDVFARYASDELFDEIEEFGIRDGADLTVEGYDFAPSFSIWTTIEECLNPPVVYEEGRGWFTTAPFSEPEVFDFPEGIGPVECVNVEHEEVLLVPRWLKAWRVTFKYGLGDEFIGVLRTLHKLGLDRTAPVAVKSDAGEARVSPRDVVAACLPDPAGLGERMHGKTCAGTWVKGSKDGRPREVYLYHVVDNQWSMREYGSQAVVWQTAINPVAALELVAAGTWGGSGVLGPEAMPPRPFLDLLADYGAPWGMREQ; this is translated from the coding sequence ATGCGTGTCCTCTTGGTCGGAGCAGGAGGCGTGGGCACGGCGATCACGAGGATCGCGGCCCGTCGGCCCTTCTTCGAGCACATGGCGGTCGCCGACTACGACCTCGGCCGGGCGGAGGCCGCCGTCGCGGCTCTGGGGGAACGCGGGGACCGATTCGGCGCGGTCCGGCTGGATGCCTCGGACCAGGCCGCCGTGCGTTCCGTCCTCGCCGAACACCGCTGCGACATCCTGCTCAATGCCACGGACCCCCGCTTCGTCATGCCCCTGTTCGAGGCGGCTCTCGCCCAGGGCGTGGACTACCTGGACATGGCCATGTCGCTGTCCAGGCCCCACCCGTCCCGTCCGTACGAGGAGTGCGGCGTCAAGCTCGGGGACGAGCAGTTCGAACGGGCCGCCGACTGGGAGGCCGCCGGCCGGCTTGCCCTGGTGGGGATGGGCGTGGAACCCGGGCTCTCGGACGTGTTCGCCCGGTACGCCTCCGACGAGCTCTTCGACGAGATCGAGGAGTTCGGGATCCGCGACGGCGCAGACCTGACGGTGGAGGGATACGACTTCGCCCCCTCCTTCAGTATCTGGACGACGATCGAGGAGTGCCTGAACCCTCCGGTGGTGTACGAGGAAGGGCGCGGCTGGTTCACCACCGCCCCCTTCAGCGAACCGGAGGTCTTCGACTTCCCCGAAGGCATCGGGCCCGTGGAGTGCGTCAACGTGGAGCACGAGGAGGTGCTGCTCGTACCCCGTTGGCTGAAGGCCTGGCGGGTGACGTTCAAGTACGGGCTGGGTGACGAGTTCATCGGGGTGCTGCGTACGCTCCACAAGCTGGGCCTGGACCGTACGGCTCCCGTGGCCGTGAAGAGCGATGCCGGCGAAGCCCGGGTATCGCCCCGCGACGTGGTGGCCGCGTGCCTGCCCGACCCGGCCGGCCTCGGTGAGCGGATGCACGGGAAGACGTGCGCGGGTACCTGGGTGAAGGGCAGCAAGGACGGGCGGCCCAGGGAGGTCTACCTCTACCACGTGGTCGACAACCAGTGGTCGATGCGGGAGTACGGCTCCCAGGCCGTGGTCTGGCAGACCGCGATCAACCCGGTGGCCGCTCTCGAACTCGTCGCGGCCGGAACCTGGGGAGGAAGCGGAGTGCTGGGTCCCGAGGCGATGCCGCCACGGCCGTTCCTCGACCTGCTGGCCGACTACGGCGCCCCGTGGGGCATGCGCGAGCAGTGA
- a CDS encoding uracil-DNA glycosylase, with translation MAARPLSELVESGWAEALAPVADRVAAMGDFLRAEIGAGRTYLPAGANVLRAFQQPFDEVRVLIVGQDPYPTPGMAIGLSFAVSPEVRRLPGSLENIFRELRTDLGLPKPSNGDLTPWTRQGVLLLNRALTTAPGKPAAHRGKGWEEVTEQAIRALAARGKPMVSVLWGRDARNVRPLLGDLPAVESAHPSPMSADRGFFGSRPFSRANDFLVRAGEQPVDWRLP, from the coding sequence GTGGCAGCGCGACCGTTGAGTGAACTTGTTGAGTCCGGCTGGGCCGAGGCGTTGGCGCCCGTCGCCGACCGGGTCGCGGCGATGGGTGACTTCCTCCGTGCCGAGATCGGGGCCGGGCGCACCTATCTGCCGGCGGGGGCGAACGTTCTCCGAGCCTTCCAGCAGCCCTTCGACGAGGTGCGCGTCCTGATAGTGGGTCAGGATCCCTACCCCACACCGGGTATGGCCATCGGGCTCAGCTTCGCGGTGTCGCCCGAGGTGCGCCGCCTGCCGGGCAGCCTGGAGAACATCTTCAGGGAACTGCGCACGGATCTCGGCCTCCCGAAGCCCTCCAACGGCGATCTGACGCCCTGGACGCGGCAGGGCGTGCTGCTGCTCAACAGGGCTCTGACCACAGCGCCCGGCAAACCCGCCGCCCACCGTGGCAAGGGTTGGGAAGAAGTGACCGAGCAGGCCATTCGAGCCCTGGCCGCCCGGGGCAAGCCGATGGTCTCCGTGCTGTGGGGGCGCGACGCGCGCAACGTGCGGCCGCTCCTGGGTGACCTGCCCGCAGTCGAATCCGCCCATCCCTCCCCGATGTCGGCGGACCGCGGCTTCTTCGGCTCGCGGCCCTTCAGCCGCGCCAACGACTTCCTCGTGCGCGCGGGTGAGCAGCCGGTGGACTGGCGTCTGCCGTAA